One genomic region from Camelus bactrianus isolate YW-2024 breed Bactrian camel chromosome 3, ASM4877302v1, whole genome shotgun sequence encodes:
- the LOC105065222 gene encoding olfactory receptor 2V2: MEIGLNQSSTDGFILLGIFSHSQTDLVLFSAVMVVFTVALCGNVLLIFLIYVDPRLHTPMYFFLSQLSLMDLVLVCTNVPKMAANFLSGRKSISFVGCGIQIGLFVCLVGSEGLLLGLMAYDRYVAISHPLHYPNLMSQRVCLQIVGSSWAFGIIDGLIQMVVVMTFPYCGLREVDHFFCEMLSLLKLACMDTSIFENVIFACCVFMLLLPFSIIVASYARILGAVLHMRSAQAHKKALATCSSHLTAVSLFYGAAMFIYLRPRCYRAPSHDKVVSVFYTVLTPMFNPLIYSLRNREVMGALMKGLDRRRIVNQH, translated from the coding sequence ATGGAGATAGGGTTGAACCAATCATCCACAGATGGCTTCATCCTCTTGGGCATCTTTTCTCATAGCCAGACTGATCTCGTCCTCTTCTCAGCGGTCATGGTAGTCTTCacggtggccctctgtgggaatgtcctcctcatcttcctcatctACGTTGATCCTCGACTTCATacacccatgtacttcttcctcagtCAGCTCTCCCTCATGGACCTCGTGTTGGTCTGTACCAATGTGCCCAAGATGGCGGCCAACTTCCTGTCTGGCAGGAAGTCCATCTCCTTTGTGGGCTGTGGCATACAGATTGGCCTTTTCGTCTGCCTTGTGGGATCTGAAGGGCTCTTGCTGGGGCTCATGGCTTATGATCGCTATGTGGCCATTAGCCACCCTCTTCACTACCCCAACCTCATGAGTCAGAGGGTCTGTCTCCAGATCGTTGGGAGCTCCTGGGCCTTTGGGATAATAGATGGTTTGATCCAGATGGTGGTAGTAATGACCTTCCCCTACTGCGGCTTGAGGGAGGTGGACCACTTCTTTTGCGAGATGCTATCCCTGCTGAAGCTGGCCTGTATGGACACGTCCATTTTTGAGAACGTGATATTTGCTTGCTGCGTCTTCATGCTGCTCCTGCCCTTTTCCATCATCGTGGCCTCCTATGCTCGCATCCTGGGGGCTGTGCTCCATATGCGCTCTGCTCAGGCCCATAAAAAGGCTCTGGCCACCTGTTCCTCCCACCTGACAGCTGTGTCCCTCTTCTATGGGGCAGCCATGTTCATCTACCTGAGGCCCAGGTGCTACCGGGCCCCAAGCCATGACAAGGTGGTCTCTGTCTTCTACACAGTCCTTACTCCTATGTTCAACCCCCTCATTTATAGCTTGAGGAACCGGGAGGTGATGGGAGCCCTGATGAAGGGGCTTGACCGTCGCAGAATTGTCAACCAGCACTGA